The genome window GGTGCTCTATTTTTCAATCAGCCATTTCCAGCAGGAAGGCGGCGTGATGATCACGGCCAGCCATAATCCGCCGGAATACAACGGCTTCAAAGTATGCCTGGGCACAGACTCCGTGCACGGCCAGGAAATTCAGAAAATCCGGGAAATCATCGAAAAAGAAGCCTTTACAGACGGGGAAGGCAGCCGCAGCGAGGCGGATGCCATTACCCCCTATAAGCAGTATTTGACAGAGAACATCGAAGTGCCCAATACCATGCGCATCGGGGTGGATGCCGGCAACGGAACCGCCGGTGTTATAGCGGTCCCGATTTTAAAGGCGCTTAACTGTGAAGTGCATGACCTCTACTGTGAAATGGACGGCAATTTCCCCAACCATGAGGCCGATCCCACCGTGGCCGCCAATCTGGAAGACTTGATTGCCCTTGTCAAAGAGAAAAAACTCGACATCGGCATCGGCTATGACGGCGACGGGGACCGGATCGGGGTCATTGATGAAAACGGCGATATTATCTACGGCGATCAGCTAATGATTATCTTTTCGCGGGAAATCCTGACCCGCAAACCCGGCGCCACGTTTATCTCCGAGGTGAAATGCTCCAAAACCATGTATGATGATATTGAAAAAAACGGCGGCCGGGCGATTATGTGGAAAACCGGGCATTCGCTGATTAAAGAGAAGATGAAGGCTGAAAATGCCGAACTTGCCGGGGAAATGAGCGGCCATATGTTCTTTGCCGACCGGTATTTGGGGTATGATGACGCCATTTATGCCTCCGGCCGGCTCATCGAGATTCTCTCCCGCACCGGCCGGACCGTCTCCGACCTGCTCGCCGACGTGCCGCCGACTTTCAGCACCCCGGAAATCCGGGTGGAATGTCCGGACCATATCAAATTCAAAGTGGTCGAAAAACTCACCGAGGCGTTTCGAAAGGATTATAACGTGATTGATATTGACGGGGTGAGGGTCGTATTTGACGACGGCTGGGGCCTGGTGCGCGCGTCCAATACCCAGCCGGCGCTGGTGCTCCGGTTTGAAGCGCTGTCCCGGGAGCGGCTCGAAGAGATCAAGGATATGGTCGAAAAACGTCTCGCAGAGATTCAGGAATCTTTATAAATATATTTGATTATTACCATATTTATTTCTTGACGGCCTTTTGGAATTGAGGCAGAAAAATTGCTTTAAACATTATTCCATGAATGGACGATCTTTTATTTTGACAGGCAATTAACAGGAGAGGCCGGATGAAAGTCTTAATCAGCGACAATCTGGGACAGGCGGGAATTGATATCTTTGAAAACGAAAGCGGCATCGATGTGGATGTAAAAACCGGCTTGTCCCCTGAACAACTGCAATCGATCATCCCGGACTATGATGCCCTGGTGATCCGAAGCGCCACCAAAGTCACCGAAGATCTGCTGAGCGCTGCAACAAATCTTAAGGTGGTCGGCCGCGCGGGCATCGGGCTGGATAATGTGGATATCCCGGCAGCCACCAAAAAGGGCGTGGTGGTGATGAATACCCCCGGCGGCAATGTGGTGACCACGGCCGAACATACCCTCGCCCTCATGATGAGCCTGACCCGAAACATTCCCCAGGGAACGGCATCGCTTAAAGACGGCCGCTGGGACAAGAAAAAGCTTCAGGGCCGGGAAATCATGAACAAGGCCATGGGGGTCATCGGCTACGGTAAAATCGGCTCTGTGGTGGCGGACCGCGCCCGCGGGCTTAAAATGCGGGTCATGGTTTATGACCCGGTGGTCTCGCCGGAAACCATTGAGAAAAAAGGGTTTGAAGCGGTCACGCTGGACACCCTGTATCAGGAAGCCGACTATATCAGCCTGCATGTCCCCAAAAGCAAAAACACCACGGGCATGATCGATGCAGCGGCATTTGAAAAAATGAAGTCCGGGGTGATGCTTATTAACTGCGCCCGCGGCGGGATTGTGGACGAGGCCGCCTTAAAGGACGCGCTGGAGTCCGGCAAAGTCGCCGGCGCTGCCCTGGATGTGTTTGAAACCGAACCACCGCCCCCGGATCACCCGCTGCTCGGGTTTGACAATGTGGTGGTCACGCCCCATCTCGGCGCCTCGACCATTGAGGCCCAGACCAATGTGGCGGTGGCCGTGGCCCAGCAGATTATTGAATACCTGAAAAACAACAACATCCTCAATGCGGTGAATGTTCCGTCGATTCCGGGCAAGCTCCTGGAAAGACTCCAGCCCTTCCTCTACCTCGCCGACCGCATGGGCTGCATGGTGGCCCAGTTCACCAGCGGACAGCTAAAAGAGGTCCGGGTGGACTACACCGGGGATTTCAAAGATCTGGACATGTCGCCGGTGACCACCGGATTTTTAAAAGGGCTCCTGGATCCCATGGTGCCGGATGAGGTAAATGCTATCAATGCGCCCATGCTGGCCAAAGAAAAGGGGATCAAGGTATCGGAAACCAGCACCGCCGAGTCTCATGAGTTTACCAACCTGATCTCTGCGGAGGTGGTGACCACAGCCGAGACCTATCGGGTGGCCGGCACGGTATTCGGCAAATTGGATTCCCGGATTGTGCTGATCAATGATTTCCGGATTGAAATCGTGCCCCAGGGTAATCTGGCGTTGATCCACAATATCGACGAGCCCGGGGCCATCGGCAGCATCGGCAACACCCTGGGTGAAAACGGCGTCAACATATCCCGGATGCAGGTCGGCCGGGAGGCCAACGGGGAAAACAACATCATCCTGATCCGAACCGATACCCCGATCAATGCCTCGGTGATCGAAAAAATCCAGGCATTGCCAAAGGTCAAAAATATTCGCGTATTTGAATTATAATGATTCATGAGGTACATTATGTCAGAAGAACAGCGTCCGGACAAAAATTCCGCCGAGGACAAAAATTCCGCCGGTGGCGCCTCGATTGAATTGCCTCAGATTAATTTCTCCACTTTTATACTTTCGCTAAATTCCTCTGCCCTGGTCCATCTCGGACTGGAAACGGATCCGTCCACCGGCAGCCGGATGGCCAACCTGCCGCTGGCCAAACAGACCATTGATATTCTGGCCATGCTGGCGGAAAAGACCAGCGGGAATCTGACCCATGATGAACAGCGCCTCTTGACAAACATCGTTTACGAATTACGTCTTATGTATGTGAAACAAAAAGAGGCATCGACGTCTTAAAAGGAGAACAAATTTATGACAAAGTTTACATTTCCAACCGGATCGTTAATTAAGGCCATATTCGGCGTCCTGATCATTACCGGTTTGATGATGATGGGCTCGAGCCCGTATGTGACGTCAGCCGCCGGGGCCAAACCCGGCAAGGCCGGACTTGTTCCGGAAAGTTTTACCGAACTGGCCGAGAATGCGAGCCCGGCAGTGGTTAATATCCGGACGGTTAAAACCATTGAAGGCGGCGGCCGGGTGTTCCGCCATTTCTTCCAGGGCCCCCGCGGCCGCGGGGATATGTTTGATGAGTTCTTTAAAAAATTCTTCGACGAGGACCCCCGGGAATTCAAGCAGAAAAGCCTGGGCTCCGGCTTTATCCTTGACAAAAGCGGCTATATCGTCACCAACCATCATGTAATCAAGGATGCCGAGGAAATCCAGGTCAAACTCAAAAACGGCAATGAATATGATGCGGAAATCAAAGGGGCGGACTCTTCGACCGATCTCGCCCTGATCAAAATTAAGGCGGAGGAAGAACTGCCGACCCTTAAGCTCGGAAGCTCCGAAAACCTCAAAATCGGACAATGGATCATTGCCATCGGCAACCCCTTCGGCCTTGAGCACACCGTCACCGCCGGCATTGTCAGCGCCAAGGGACGCGTTATCGGGGCCGGCCCCTATGATGACTTTATTCAGACCGATGCCTCCATTAACCCGGGCAACTCCGGCGGCCCCCTGATCAACATGGACGGGGAAGTGGTGGGCATCAGCACCGCCATTGTGGCCGGCGGGGACGGCATCGGATTTGCGATCCCCATTTCAATGGCCAAGGACATCGTCAGCCAGCTCAAAAAAACCGGAGAAGTTACCCGGGGATGGCTGGGCGTCGGGATTCAGGACCTCGATTCCGAACTCAAGGAGTATTATAACGTCGATGAAGGTGTTCTGGTCACCCAGGTATTTCCCGGCGACCCGGCTGACAAGGCGGGCATTAAACCCCGGGATGTCATTCTTTCCGTAAACGGCCAATCCGTGGATTCTGCCAGGGAATTGTCCAAAGTGGTGGCTGATCTTTCTGTGGGCGAAGCAGCCAAAATCAAGATTAACCGCAAAGGCGACATCAAAACGATTAAGGTCGACATCGCCAAGCGGGATGAGGACAAAATTGCCGCCTCCATGCAGGGCGAGCCTTACGGAAAAGCCGAGGACGAGCTGGGCATCGAGGTCTCCAATATTTCCCCGAATATGGCGGAACGATTCAACCTGGACAGCCGGGCCGGGGTCATCGTGGTCAACGTGGCCGCAGACAGCAAAGCCGGGCAAGCCGGTATCCGCAAAGGCGATATTATTAAAGAGATAAATCATCAGCCGGTTGAATCGGTTTCGGATTATGAGGCCATAGTCGAAGAAGTGGCAAAAGGCGAGACCTTACAGTTCTATATCAAGCGCGCCCAGCGCGGCTATATCGTGATCAAAATGGCCAAATAAAAATTGTTTCAACGCTACGGTATAGGCCCCCATGGAGATCAAATCCTTTGCAAAGGTGAACCTATACCTTGAAATAACCGGAAAACGACCGGACGGGTATCATGAACTGATCACAGTCATGTGCCTGATTGATCTGCATGATACCCTCCGGATCGAATTTCAACCCCCCGTCACCCGACTTAGCTGCAATCATGCGGATGTGCCGTCAGATGAGGCCAACCTCGTCTTAAAAGCCGCCCGGACATTTTTTCAGGCCATCGGCCGAACCGACGCCCTTACCGTTTCTATCGATAAGAAAATCCCCGTGGGCGCCGGATTAGGCGGCGGCAGCAGCAATGCGGCCGCCATGTTAACGGCCCTAAATAATCACTATCAACAACCACTGGATAAGGCGGCGCTAATGACTCTGGCCGGCCGCATCGGGGCGGATGTGCCCTTTTTCATTTATGGCCGACCGGCACTGGCCATGGGCATCGGGGAGGATTTAACCCCGTTTGATAATTTATCCGAAAGCCCGGTCGTCCTGATCTATCCGGGCAAACCGCTTTCAACCGGTGAGGTGTATCAAAGGTTGAATTTTGGATTGACAAAATCCAAAAAAATCAATACACAAATTATTTTTAGGCATATCCGGAAAAAGGAAATTCCGGCGCTCCTTCACAATGATCTGGAGCCGCCGGCATTTGCCATGAACCCGGAAATCGCCCATGCAAAAACGGTTTTGCTGGGCGAGGGAGCCGCCGGCGCATTGATGTCCGGCAGCGGGTCGTCGGTATTCGGCATTTACCCTAACCCGGAAGATGCCCATAAGGCCTGCGCCGACATTAAGGCCGGGTACGCACATTGGGATGTCTTTCTTACGAAGCTGCGGACCGGCTGAAATGCCAATTTATCACAAACGGGCTTGCTGGGGCGTCGTCAAGCGGCAAGACACAGGATTTTGGTTCCTGCATTCGGAGGTTCGAATCCTCCCGCCCCAGCCAAATCAGAGGACAGGCAATCGAGAAAATGACAGTGGAAAACGATTACATTATATTTGCCGGAAACTCCAATCCGTTACTTTCCAAAGCCATTGCCAAATATCTGAACCGCACCCTTGGCGGAGCCGAGGTCAAACGCTTCAGCGACGGGGAGATTCAGATTGAGATCAATGAAAATGTCCGGGCCAAGGATGTCTTTGTCATTCAATCCACCAGCACCCCGGTCAATGACAACCTGGTTGAACTGCTGCTGATGATTGACGCGCTCAAACGCTCCTCGGCCAGGCGAATCACCGCAGTCATTCCCTATTTCGGCTACGCCCGCCAGGACAAAAAGGTCGCGCCCCGGGTGCCGATCAGCGCCAAGCTGGTGGCGGATTTACTCACTACCGCCGGGGCGAACCGGATTATTACCATGGATCTGCATGCCGGCCAGATTCAGGGCTTTTTCAACACCCCGGTGGACAACCTCTTTGCCGCGCCGGTGCTGATTGATTACATGAACAACCATTTTCAAGACGATATGGTGATTATATCGCCGGACGCTGGCGGCGTGGAACGGGCCAGAGCCTTTGCCAAACGGCTTGAAGCCGAACTGGCCATTATCGACAAGCGCCGGGATGCCCCGAACAAGGCCAAAGCCATGGCGGTGATCGGCCATGTGGAAGGCAAAAAGGCCATCATTTTAGACGATATGGTGGATACCGCGGGCACCCTGACTGAGGCCGCCAATGCCGTCAAAGAATTCGGGGCGTGCGAAGTCCATGCCTGCTGTACTCACGCGGTGCTCTCAGGGCCGGCGATTGATCGGATCAATGAATGCGCGCTTTCCTCGGTGGTGGTGACGGATACCATCGCGCGCTCGGATCAGGGGATTGCCTGCGATAAGATTAAAGTCCTCTCCATTGCCAACCTTTTCGGAGAGGCCATCATCCGCAGTCATACCGGCGACTCTGTCACATCCCTGTTTGTTTAAGACGAATAACTTTTAATGGAGGCGATAAATATTGGATCGACATCAAATAACCGCAAAACGACGTGAAAAAACCGGGAAAGGCATTGCCCGGACCCTTCGCCGGGAGGGTAACATACCGGCCGTGCTGTATGGGGCAAACATTGACAACAGCGTGCCTTTATCCGTGAACATCCATGAAATGGAAGTTCTGCTGAATAAAGTCAGCCCTAGCCAGGCCCTGCTGGATCTTAATATCGAAAACGGCAGCCGGGACAAAAAGACGGTCATGATCAAAGAGCTGCAGATCGACCCGGTTAAGTTCAAGTACCTGCACCTCGACTTTTATGAGGTCAAAATGGACCAGCAAATCACCACCACGGTGCCGGTGGTGACCACAGGGACCTCAAAGGGAGTTGAAGAAGGCGGCATCGTACAGATCATCCGCCGTGAACTCGAAGTCTCCTGTCTGCCCGGTGATATCCCTGAACAGGTGGAAATCGACATCACCGATCTGGATGTGGGGGACTCGGTTCATGTGGAAGATATCGACCTGGGCGAAAAAATTGAAATCCCCTATGATACGAACTTCACCATCCTGACCGTGGTCAGCCCGGCCATGGAACGTGAGGAAGAGCCCGAGGCCGAGGGTGAAGAACTTGAAGAAGGCGAAGAAGGTGAAGCAGGTGAAGCGGAAGCCGGCGGCGAAGTTGAAGAGGAATAGCCACTTGCCGGCTTTTTTTGCGGACGCCGGTTACTTTTTCGGAAAATGACACCCATTCGCCCATGGTTAATCGCCGGCCTGGGCAATCCCGGCCGAAAATATGGGTGGTCCCGCCACAATGCGGGGTTCATGGTCATTGATCATTTGGCCGGGGCCAACCATGTGGCGTTGAGCCGGCAAAAAAAATTTGACGCGGAATACGGCCGTGGAAAAATCGGCCCAATGGAGGTCATCCTGTTAAAGCCCATGGCGTATATGAACCGCAGCGGACTGCCAATAAGCCGGACCGCCAATTTTTTTCAAATAGATTTGGGTCATCTGCTGGTGATCCATGATGATATTGATATGGGTTACGGAAACATTAAAATCAAAGCGAAAGGAGGGCATGGAGGACATAATGGCTTAAGGTCTATCATCGATGCCGTTGGAAGCGGGGATTTTCCCCGGATGAAAATCGGTATCGGCCGCCCCGAGGGACCGGTGGACGTCAGTGACTATGTCCTCGGAAACTTTACCGCTCAAGAACGGCGGGGGCTTGAACCGATACTGGATAAAGCAGCGGAAGCTGTGAGGACAATTCTAATGTATGACGTCAACGAAGGTATGAACCGCTTCAATTAACGTTTAACTTTGTTTTATTTATTAACTAATTAGTTAAGGGAGGGTTAACATGGAATGGATATTGAGTAATATTCCGCTAACTTGCACAATCGTCGGAGTTATTGGCATTCTTTATTCGCTGATTGTGGCGGGCGCGATCAAAGGCGCCCCCACCGGTGATGCCAAGATGGGCGAAATCGCCAGCGCCATTCAGGAAGGCTCGGTTGCCTACCTGAACCGGCAGCTCAAAAGCATGGCGATTGTTGGTATTGTTATTTTTATTGTTATTTTCTTCGGCCTGGGCGCCAAAACCGGTGTTGGTTTTTTGGTGGGCGCGGTGGCCTCATTTTTAGCCGGCTATATCGGCATGCGGGTATCGGTTCTGGCAAATGTCCGGGTGGCCGAGGCCTGCAAAACCGGACTGGCCGCAGGCCTCAGCCTGGCCTTCAAGGGCGGCTCTGTGACCGGCATGCTGGTGGCAGGCCTGGCGCTGACCTCGATTGCCGGTTTTTTCACCTATATGACCGCTGCCATGCCCCCTGACACAGCCCTGGTCGACCTGGTCGTACCCCTGGTTGCCCTGGGTTTCGGCGGCAGCCTGGTCTCCATCTTTGCCCGTCTCGGCGGCGGTATCTTCACCAAGGGTGCGGATGTTGGCGCTGATCTGGTGGGCAAGGTCGAAGCCGGCATTCCCGAAGACGACCCCCGGAACCCGGCCACCATCGCTGACAACGTGGGCGACAACGTGGGCGACTGCGCCGGTATGGCCGCAGACCTTTTTGAAACCTACGCGGTTACCGTTGTGGCCGCTATGCTGCTGGGTGCGCTGCTTTTCTCAGACAACGTCATGGCGGTTCATTTCCCGCTGGTCCTGGGCGCGGTCTCCATTATCGCCTCCATTATCGCCACCTTCTTTGTCCGCCTGGGCAAGAGCGAATACATCATGGGCGCGCTTTATAAGGGAATGTTCGGGGCCGCCATTCTGGCTGCCATCGCGTTCTACTTTGTCACCACCCGACTGTTGACTGACATGAACGGCATCCCGGCCATTAACCTGTACTATTCCGCGCTGGTCGGCCTGGCACTGACCGTTATCATCGTTATTATCACCGAATACTATACGGGTACATACAAACCGGTTAAGGGCATTGCGGAAGCTTCAACCACCGGCCACGGCACCAACATCATTGCCGGCCTGGCGGTCAGCCTGCAGTCCACCGCAGCACCGGTTCTGACCATCTGCCTGGCTATCGGCATCTCCTATGGATTCGCCGGCCTATACGGCATCGCGATCGCCACCGTGGCCATGCTCTCCATGACCGGTATGGTTATCGCCATTGATGCCTATGGCCCGATCACGGATAACGCCGGCGGCATTGCCGAAATGGCCGGGCTCGATGACAGCGTGCGCGCGGTCACCGACCCCTTGGACGCGGTGGGCAACACCACCAAGGCCGTGACCAAAGGCTATGCTATCGGATCTGCCGGACTGGCGGCCCTGGTGCTGTTTGCCGCCTACACCCAGGAGTTTGTCCTGCGTGCCAAGCATGCGGCGGAAATCTCCGGTGAAGCGGTACAAAATATCGCTTTTGATTTAAGCGATGTGAACGTGATCATCGGCCTGTTCATCGGCGGTCTGCTGCCGTTCCTGTTTGCCTCCATGGCCATGCAGGCGGTGGGACGCGCCGGCAGCGCGGTGGTTGACGAAGTTCGCCGCCAGTTCCGGGAAATCCCGGGCATTATGGAAGGCACTTCCAAACCGGATTATAGCAACTGCGTGGACATTGTGACCAAGCACGCATTGAAGGAAATGATGATTCCCGCGCTGCTGCCGGTTGTGGCCCCGCTCCTGGTCGGCTTCCTGCTGGGCAAAGTGGCGCTGGGCGGTCTTCTGATCGGCTCCATCGTCACCGGGATCTTTGTGGCTATCTCCATGACTACCGGTGGTGCGGCATGGGACAATGCCAAGAAATACATCGAAGATGGCTTCTTCGGCGGCAAGGGCAGTGATGCCCATAAGGCCGCGGTCACCGGTGACACCGTCGGCGACCCGTACAAAGATACCGCCGGTCCGGCCATTAACCCGATGATCAAGATCCTGAATGTTGTGGCCCTGCTGATGGTGCCCTTCCTTCTGTAATTGATTCTTCGGGTCCCTGGACCCTGTATAAATGCTGAAAAAGGGATTGGCGAAGGTTTTTCGTCAATCCCTTTTTTTGTTGAATGCCTGCCTGAAAAATGGTATATATATTTTTTATGTTCCAGAATGATAAAATATTAAATATATATTGGTGATATTATGGCGAAAAAAGCGGAAGTACAAAAAGAAACGTTTAAATCAAAATCTTTTCAAGTGGGGGATCTGGCGGTATATCCGGCCCATGGCGTCGGCCGGATCGAATCCATCGAGAGCCGAACCATCAACGGGGCCAAACATGATTTCTACATCATGAAGATCCTGGATAATGGCATGGTGATCATGATCCCGACCATGAATGTCGATTCCGTCGGACTCCGGGAAGTCATTCCGGAAGACAAAATCCATGAAATCTATTCGATTCTGCAGCAGAAAAAGGATGACATCTTTGACAACCAGACATGGAACCGTCGCTACAAAGAGTACATGGACAAAATCAAGACCGGTTCGCTCTATGACGTGGCCGAAGTCTTCAGGGACTTGTTTTTGTTAAAATTGATCAAGGACCTCTCGTTTGGGGAGCGCAAACTGCTGGATACGGCCAAGGGCCTGCTTTTGCGGGAACTCTGCACAGCCAAAAACAGCGATGAAAATATTGTTTGGGATGAAATCGAGTCTTTGTTTAAAGCAGTGCACTAACTTTCTTTGACCCCTTTTATGGCCAAGTCATGGTCAATTGATTTTACCATCACCTTATCGGAAGTCGGCATTCGCCTGGATACGCTTATTTCCGACAGACACCCTGAACTTTCCCGAAATGCCGTCAGCCGGCTGATCCGGGAAGGCGCCATCCAGGTCAATAACCAGCCGCGCAAACCGGCTTTTAAACCGGCTTCAGGCGATCATGTGACCGGAATGATCCCGGTAGTCCCTGACCCAGCCGCCGAAATCCTGCTGCCGGAAGCCATTTCCTTAGATATTCTTTTTGAAGATGCCGCCTGCCTCGCCCTTAATAAGCCCCCGGGCGTAGTCGTCCATCCGGCTCCCGGCCATTACCGGCAGACACTTGCCAATGCGCTCATCCACTATCGGCCGGAACTTGCCGGCATCGGGGACACTCCCGGCCGGCCGGGCATTGTGCACAGGCTGGATAAAGACACCTCCGGCATCCTCATTGTCGCCAAAACAAAGAGCGCATTTCGCCACCTCGCCGCCCAGTTTAAGGCGCGCAGCATTGAAAAAAAATATCTCGGTTTGGTCTACGGGCAACCGGAAACCGAGGCCGGGCGCATTGATCTGCCCATCGGGCGGCACACAGTAAACCGGAAAAAGATGTCTGCTACCCGATACAGCCGGGCCCGATCCGCGGAAACCAGCTGGCGGGTCAAAACCCGCTTTGAACGGACAGCGCTTATGGAATACGTCATAAAGACCGGGCGAACCCATCAGATCCGGGTTCATAGCGCGGCGATCAAATGCCCGATCATCGGGGATGCGGTTTACGGAATAAAACGGCCGCATAAATTTCTGCAGGGAGATCCAATGCTAAGACAGGTAATCGCCGGGGTTCACCGCCAGATGCTCCATGCATGGCAGATGACGTTTGCGCATCCGGATACCGGCGCGCCGGTTTTTATCGAGGCGCCTCTGGCACCGGACATGGCCTGGGCGATTCGGCAGCTGCACGCTATTGCCATTTAGGTCCGGGTGACAGCCAATTCAATGATCTACCCTGATACAGAGGCGATGTCACTTACTTTAACCCTTCCGCTTGAGTTCAAGGGTACATTTCTTCTTGTTTTTATCAAAGGTCAGGACGATATCCTGGTCATCGCCCTTGCTTCGCGATAGTTCCTGGTAGCGGTTTTTAATCCGTTTTTCAAATTCCGCTTCAGACTCCTGGATGCCGGCGCCCAGTTCATTTAGCTTCTGCTGCTGAAGTTCATAGTAGGAATGCAGGGAAGATCGGGATGATTTGCCGGATTCAGCCGCATGGGCCGGCTCCCCGGGTGTGGTGCTGCCAAATGCCCGGCCCTGACGATAGGCGGCCTCCGCGTTTTCCCACAGCTGCTGCCAGGCCTTTCTATGATAAAAGACCTTCCACTGCAGATTATCCAGCAGGGTTTCCAGGTGCTTGGTTGAAATCGCCGGCGGAATCCGGTAGAGCTGAATTTTCTCGACCAAATCATGATGGCGCGGATGGGGCTTGTTCTGACGATCCGCCAGATAGGCCCGAAGTTTCGCGTCCATGGCATGCACCTCGCGGTCCAGTCGACTGAGCTCATTTTCCACTTTTTTCCGCTCTTGTTCGGTTGATTCGGCCATAGATCATACCTCTAGGCGGCCTGATGATCCGGATTATAGCAGAGACGGCAGCAGTTCAAACACCGGCCGGCTTCGGACAGCGCATTCGCCTCGCTGATGACCAGATCCACTTCTTCAAAAGTTTTAATCCGCTCAGCCACCGGCAGTTCCTGCATTTCCACCCGCTTTGACTTTTCCACCCCGGGAACCGAATCAAAAAGCGTCTCTTGGATATGCTTATTCAAAATCGCCTTAGGCTGAGGCGCCACCGGCTTGCCCCTTAGAAACAGGTCGATGGAGCGGGCGGCTTTCCGGCCGCCGCCGATGGCATCCACCACCAGCGCCGGCCCGGTGGCGGCATCGCCGGCAGCGAAAATATACGGGACATTGGTCTGATGGGTGGCCGGATCCACCTCAAAGGTATTCCACCGGGTCCAGGAAATATCATCCAGCCGGTCCCCTTTCCCCCGGAATTCGGCTGAGGGGGACTGCCCAATGGCGGTAATGATCATATCCACATCCAAAACCGTCTCTGAGCCTTCAATGGCGACCGGCCGGCGCCGGCCGCTGGCATCCGGCTCTCCCAGCTCCATTTTCAAATATTCAAGGCCGGTTACCCGTTCTTCATCATCATCACCCACCACCCGGTTGGGCGAGGCCAGAAAGACAAACTCGATCCCCTCTTCTTCCGCTGCGACAATCTCAACCTCATTGGCCGGCATTTCATTTCTTGTCCGCCGGTACACCAGGTAAACCTTTTCACATCCCGCGCGCACAAGGGTGCGCACACAATCGATGGCGGTATTGCCCCCGCCGATGACTGCGGCCCGCTTACCAATCGGAACCGGCTCATCGTTTCCGATACGGGCAAGAAAATCAATGCCGGTATAACAGCCGGCCAAATTCTCGCCGGGGATATTCAGCTGATAATCGTTCCAAGCGCCGATGCTGAAGAATACGGCGTCAAACCCGGCCGCAATCAGGGCGCCGAATTCAAAATCCCGCCCCAGGCGGACATTGGTATGGTATTCCACGCCCAGATTCAGGATGCCGTCAATCTCCCAATCAAGCACTTTTTTGGGCAGCCGGTACTCCGGGATGCCGTATCGCAGCATACCGCCCATCTTGGGCATGGCCTCAAAAATGCTGGCGTAATGGCCGGCCCTGCGCAGGAAGTAGGCGCAGCTCAACCCGGCCGGCCCGCCGCCGATAACCGCCACCCGTTTTCCGGTATCCGGGGCCTTATCAATGGGAATCCGCTTGCCGGAGTTCATTTCATAATCGGCGGCAAACCGCTTCAAATGGTTAATGGCCACCGGATTGTCTTCAATCCCGCGGCGGCACCAGGATTCACAGGGATGCGGACATACCCGGCCGCAGGCCAAAAGCAGGGGGTTTCGCTCACGGATGGTATTGACCGCCGCTTCATATTCGCCGTTTTTAATATGCTGAATGTATAGGGGAATATCGATTTCAGCAGGGCAGGTCTGGGTGCAGGGGGCAAGCGCATCATCTGCGGCATTTAAATGCAGCAGCCGCTGGCTCATGGTGCGCACTTCCAGAATCGGCTTCGGGCAGA of Desulfobacterales bacterium contains these proteins:
- a CDS encoding phosphomannomutase/phosphoglucomutase, producing the protein MTPEIFREYDIRGVVDEQITDSDVFLLGRGIGTYLAEHGCRHLTLGRDCRLSSDRFNEQMIRGLIASGCHITDIGVCPTPVLYFSISHFQQEGGVMITASHNPPEYNGFKVCLGTDSVHGQEIQKIREIIEKEAFTDGEGSRSEADAITPYKQYLTENIEVPNTMRIGVDAGNGTAGVIAVPILKALNCEVHDLYCEMDGNFPNHEADPTVAANLEDLIALVKEKKLDIGIGYDGDGDRIGVIDENGDIIYGDQLMIIFSREILTRKPGATFISEVKCSKTMYDDIEKNGGRAIMWKTGHSLIKEKMKAENAELAGEMSGHMFFADRYLGYDDAIYASGRLIEILSRTGRTVSDLLADVPPTFSTPEIRVECPDHIKFKVVEKLTEAFRKDYNVIDIDGVRVVFDDGWGLVRASNTQPALVLRFEALSRERLEEIKDMVEKRLAEIQESL
- a CDS encoding Do family serine endopeptidase, which translates into the protein MTKFTFPTGSLIKAIFGVLIITGLMMMGSSPYVTSAAGAKPGKAGLVPESFTELAENASPAVVNIRTVKTIEGGGRVFRHFFQGPRGRGDMFDEFFKKFFDEDPREFKQKSLGSGFILDKSGYIVTNHHVIKDAEEIQVKLKNGNEYDAEIKGADSSTDLALIKIKAEEELPTLKLGSSENLKIGQWIIAIGNPFGLEHTVTAGIVSAKGRVIGAGPYDDFIQTDASINPGNSGGPLINMDGEVVGISTAIVAGGDGIGFAIPISMAKDIVSQLKKTGEVTRGWLGVGIQDLDSELKEYYNVDEGVLVTQVFPGDPADKAGIKPRDVILSVNGQSVDSARELSKVVADLSVGEAAKIKINRKGDIKTIKVDIAKRDEDKIAASMQGEPYGKAEDELGIEVSNISPNMAERFNLDSRAGVIVVNVAADSKAGQAGIRKGDIIKEINHQPVESVSDYEAIVEEVAKGETLQFYIKRAQRGYIVIKMAK
- a CDS encoding DUF1844 domain-containing protein translates to MSEEQRPDKNSAEDKNSAGGASIELPQINFSTFILSLNSSALVHLGLETDPSTGSRMANLPLAKQTIDILAMLAEKTSGNLTHDEQRLLTNIVYELRLMYVKQKEASTS
- the ispE gene encoding 4-(cytidine 5'-diphospho)-2-C-methyl-D-erythritol kinase, encoding MEIKSFAKVNLYLEITGKRPDGYHELITVMCLIDLHDTLRIEFQPPVTRLSCNHADVPSDEANLVLKAARTFFQAIGRTDALTVSIDKKIPVGAGLGGGSSNAAAMLTALNNHYQQPLDKAALMTLAGRIGADVPFFIYGRPALAMGIGEDLTPFDNLSESPVVLIYPGKPLSTGEVYQRLNFGLTKSKKINTQIIFRHIRKKEIPALLHNDLEPPAFAMNPEIAHAKTVLLGEGAAGALMSGSGSSVFGIYPNPEDAHKACADIKAGYAHWDVFLTKLRTG
- the serA gene encoding phosphoglycerate dehydrogenase, encoding MKVLISDNLGQAGIDIFENESGIDVDVKTGLSPEQLQSIIPDYDALVIRSATKVTEDLLSAATNLKVVGRAGIGLDNVDIPAATKKGVVVMNTPGGNVVTTAEHTLALMMSLTRNIPQGTASLKDGRWDKKKLQGREIMNKAMGVIGYGKIGSVVADRARGLKMRVMVYDPVVSPETIEKKGFEAVTLDTLYQEADYISLHVPKSKNTTGMIDAAAFEKMKSGVMLINCARGGIVDEAALKDALESGKVAGAALDVFETEPPPPDHPLLGFDNVVVTPHLGASTIEAQTNVAVAVAQQIIEYLKNNNILNAVNVPSIPGKLLERLQPFLYLADRMGCMVAQFTSGQLKEVRVDYTGDFKDLDMSPVTTGFLKGLLDPMVPDEVNAINAPMLAKEKGIKVSETSTAESHEFTNLISAEVVTTAETYRVAGTVFGKLDSRIVLINDFRIEIVPQGNLALIHNIDEPGAIGSIGNTLGENGVNISRMQVGREANGENNIILIRTDTPINASVIEKIQALPKVKNIRVFEL